From a region of the Synechococcus sp. PCC 7335 genome:
- a CDS encoding class I SAM-dependent methyltransferase — translation MATDTLTQPDLVLEGQTNTPALDEKKAEAFGDRLLGMLNSGALASMLSIGHRTGLLDTMATLSASTSLQIAEAAGLNERYVREWLAALVTGRIVDYDSVSRSYSLPAEHAAFLTRKASPNNLAATMQFVPLMGAVEDAIIDCFYHGGGVPYSAYTRFHEVMAEDSAQTVIAGLDTHILPMVPGLIETLASGISVADIGCGQGRAIQKLAGMFPNSRFVGYDFSPGAIAWAKAESQRLNLENITFELQDAAQISEDSQYDLIFAFDAIHDQAQPETVLQNIHRALRPEGVYLMQDIRASSHLENNLDHPVAPLLYFISCHHCTAVSLAAGGPGLGTMWGEELALEMIEAAGFTRIEVKQLEHDFQNNYYLARK, via the coding sequence ATGGCAACAGATACCCTAACTCAACCCGATTTAGTTTTAGAAGGTCAGACCAACACGCCAGCCTTGGATGAAAAGAAAGCCGAGGCCTTTGGCGATCGCCTGCTAGGAATGCTCAACAGTGGCGCTTTAGCAAGTATGCTCTCCATTGGCCATCGCACGGGCCTGCTAGATACGATGGCCACACTCAGCGCCAGCACTAGCCTACAAATTGCTGAAGCTGCAGGGCTTAACGAACGCTATGTTCGCGAGTGGCTCGCTGCCCTAGTGACAGGCCGCATTGTTGACTATGACAGTGTTAGCCGCAGCTACTCCCTTCCAGCTGAACATGCAGCCTTTTTGACCCGCAAGGCCAGTCCAAACAATTTAGCCGCAACTATGCAGTTTGTTCCTCTGATGGGCGCTGTTGAAGATGCCATCATTGATTGTTTTTATCATGGTGGCGGCGTTCCTTATTCTGCCTATACTCGCTTCCATGAAGTGATGGCAGAAGACAGCGCTCAAACCGTGATTGCGGGGCTAGACACACACATTTTACCAATGGTGCCAGGGTTGATCGAAACGCTAGCTAGTGGGATATCCGTCGCGGATATTGGCTGTGGACAGGGCCGGGCAATCCAAAAGCTGGCAGGCATGTTTCCGAACAGTCGCTTTGTGGGATACGACTTCTCTCCTGGGGCGATCGCCTGGGCAAAGGCAGAATCCCAACGGTTGAACCTAGAGAATATTACCTTTGAGCTACAGGACGCCGCGCAGATTTCTGAAGACAGCCAGTATGACCTGATCTTTGCTTTTGATGCCATTCACGATCAGGCCCAGCCAGAGACTGTTCTGCAAAATATCCATCGGGCACTGCGCCCCGAAGGGGTCTACCTTATGCAAGATATTCGAGCTTCTAGCCATCTAGAGAACAATCTAGACCATCCCGTTGCGCCCTTGCTCTATTTCATTTCTTGTCACCACTGTACGGCTGTTTCTTTGGCAGCGGGTGGCCCTGGCTTAGGAACTATGTGGGGAGAGGAATTAGCCCTGGAGATGATTGAGGCGGCTGGGTTTACTCGCATTGAAGTGAAACAGCTAGAACACGACTTTCAGAACAACTATTATCTGGCTCGTAAATAG
- a CDS encoding acyl-CoA dehydrogenase family protein, with product MISTVQKHTVLDWRLAAKAVAKKLKETAIERDRKAGVPDYEVNLLREAGLLPLIVPELYGGLGSSWIDAMDTIKELAKGDSATAQLYGYHVLLSATPQLSGTPEQAEAFYRETAQHHLFWANAINIRDARLSIVSDGDHYRVNGVKSFCTGAAVADRIICTAIESGNPLPVLFVLPRDRTGLTYNHDWNVMGQRRTASGSFTFDHVAVKATEILGPPADPEGAAATLLGMFGLLLLSHIFLGIAEGALESAMDYTRAQSRPWLTSGVDKAVEDPHLLRHYGKLWTQLQGAKALAGQATAQAQWAWDKGNALTHEERGKVAIAAAAAKSLATDAGLAITNRIFEMMGARSAAACYDFDRYWRDLRTLSLHDPLDYKLQEIGDWVLNGKAPVPTPYA from the coding sequence ATGATTTCTACTGTACAGAAACACACTGTGCTGGACTGGCGTTTGGCAGCCAAAGCTGTTGCTAAAAAGCTTAAGGAAACGGCAATAGAACGCGATCGCAAGGCGGGAGTTCCCGACTACGAAGTAAACCTGTTGCGAGAAGCTGGATTACTCCCCCTCATTGTCCCTGAATTATATGGTGGTCTGGGTTCAAGCTGGATAGATGCCATGGACACTATCAAGGAGCTGGCAAAAGGCGACAGCGCAACCGCCCAGCTCTACGGCTACCACGTGTTGCTGAGTGCTACGCCACAACTATCCGGCACTCCTGAACAGGCAGAGGCTTTTTATAGAGAAACGGCTCAGCACCATCTCTTTTGGGCAAATGCCATTAACATTCGCGATGCCCGCCTGAGCATTGTGTCCGATGGCGACCATTACCGGGTAAACGGTGTCAAATCTTTTTGCACCGGGGCGGCTGTAGCCGACCGGATTATCTGTACGGCAATAGAGAGTGGTAATCCGCTTCCTGTACTGTTTGTATTGCCACGCGATCGCACGGGTCTTACCTACAATCACGACTGGAATGTTATGGGCCAGCGACGCACCGCCAGCGGCAGCTTCACTTTCGACCATGTAGCGGTTAAGGCGACCGAAATCTTAGGGCCACCTGCGGACCCCGAGGGTGCAGCAGCGACACTACTAGGAATGTTCGGTCTGCTTCTGCTCTCTCACATTTTTCTTGGAATTGCCGAAGGAGCCCTTGAGTCTGCAATGGACTACACCCGCGCTCAGTCGCGTCCCTGGCTCACCTCTGGTGTAGACAAAGCCGTTGAAGATCCGCATTTACTGCGGCACTATGGCAAGCTATGGACGCAGCTTCAGGGGGCTAAGGCCCTGGCAGGACAGGCGACAGCGCAGGCTCAGTGGGCGTGGGACAAAGGCAATGCGCTCACGCATGAAGAACGAGGAAAGGTTGCGATCGCCGCAGCCGCTGCCAAAAGCCTGGCAACTGACGCTGGCTTGGCTATCACCAATCGAATTTTCGAGATGATGGGGGCACGCTCCGCTGCTGCCTGCTATGATTTCGATCGCTACTGGCGAGACTTACGCACGCTTAGCCTGCATGATCCTTTGGACTACAAACTACAAGAGATCGGTGACTGGGTACTAAACGGAAAAGCACCTGTCCCTACACCGTATGCATAG
- a CDS encoding IS6 family transposase codes for MFRCKQCRRTFNERTDSPFNFIEVPTDIIFQVLLCRVRYKLSYRDVAEFFLLRGFQFTHETVRFWEERFLPYFTDQIRTKRKGKVGKIWLIDETYVRVKRAWCYLYRGIDEDGNLVDVRLSKTRDMAGTKAFFAQAIGLHEDSPEKVATDGWASYPRAIKEELGKGTEHEVRLCTANPVEQSHRRIKHRYYPTLGFGEFDAAQRFCRAVDEVGNFLRPQSRMTEFVCLSERRQRFVKGIEELEALFKAA; via the coding sequence ATGTTTCGGTGCAAGCAGTGTCGCCGGACTTTCAATGAGCGCACGGATAGCCCCTTCAATTTTATCGAAGTTCCCACCGATATTATCTTTCAGGTGTTGCTCTGCCGCGTCCGCTATAAGCTCAGCTATCGGGATGTAGCCGAGTTCTTTCTGCTGAGAGGCTTCCAATTCACCCATGAAACAGTGCGGTTTTGGGAGGAACGGTTTTTGCCTTATTTTACCGACCAAATACGGACAAAGCGAAAGGGTAAAGTCGGTAAGATCTGGTTGATTGACGAGACCTATGTTCGAGTAAAAAGAGCGTGGTGCTATCTCTACAGGGGCATTGATGAGGATGGCAACCTGGTAGACGTCCGTCTCAGCAAAACTCGTGATATGGCTGGAACCAAAGCCTTTTTTGCCCAGGCCATCGGCCTTCACGAGGACTCACCCGAGAAGGTAGCCACCGATGGTTGGGCATCCTATCCTCGGGCAATCAAAGAAGAATTGGGCAAGGGCACTGAGCACGAGGTTCGACTCTGCACCGCCAATCCTGTAGAGCAGAGCCATCGGCGAATCAAGCACCGTTATTACCCAACCCTGGGCTTCGGCGAGTTCGATGCGGCCCAGCGGTTCTGCCGAGCGGTAGATGAAGTGGGAAACTTTTTGAGGCCGCAATCGCGCATGACAGAGTTCGTATGTCTCAGTGAGCGTAGGCAAAGATTCGTCAAAGGGATCGAGGAATTAGAAGCGTTATTCAAGGCTGCTTAG
- a CDS encoding F0F1 ATP synthase subunit gamma, with translation MANLKLIRDRIKSVKNMHKITEAMRLVAAAKVRRAQAQVNATRPFADRLAQVLHGLQNRLKFEDTSDLPLLQQRDVAKVAILVVSADRGLCGGYNANVIRRAQTRAKALKAEGVDYTYVLVGRKAIQYFERRNEPIDATYMGLEQIPTAAEAAKISDELLSLFLSESVDRVELVYTKFLSLVSNKPVTQTLLPLDIQGLEAQDDEIFRLTSRKGRLAVERSDAPDVTVSEFPKDMLFEQNPSQILDALLPLYLNNQILRAMQESAASELASRMTAMNSASENAKELMKSLTLSYNKARQAAITQEILEVVGGAAALG, from the coding sequence ATGGCTAATTTAAAGTTAATTCGTGATCGCATTAAGTCGGTCAAAAATATGCACAAGATTACCGAGGCAATGCGCCTTGTGGCAGCTGCCAAGGTTCGCCGTGCTCAAGCACAGGTTAATGCGACGCGTCCCTTTGCTGACCGTTTGGCCCAAGTGCTTCACGGTTTACAGAACCGCCTCAAATTTGAAGACACGTCTGACTTGCCGCTATTGCAGCAACGCGACGTAGCAAAAGTAGCGATTTTGGTCGTTTCTGCTGATCGCGGCCTTTGCGGTGGTTATAACGCCAACGTGATTCGTCGTGCGCAGACCCGAGCTAAAGCGCTTAAAGCCGAAGGCGTAGACTACACCTACGTATTGGTCGGTCGTAAGGCTATTCAATATTTTGAGCGTCGAAATGAGCCAATTGACGCGACTTACATGGGCTTAGAGCAGATCCCGACAGCCGCCGAGGCTGCTAAAATCTCTGACGAGTTGTTGTCTTTGTTCTTATCGGAATCGGTAGACAGAGTAGAGCTGGTCTACACCAAGTTCCTTTCTTTGGTGAGCAACAAGCCAGTGACTCAGACCCTCTTGCCTTTGGACATACAGGGTTTAGAAGCTCAGGATGATGAGATTTTTCGCCTCACGAGTCGCAAAGGTCGTTTGGCCGTAGAGCGTTCTGATGCCCCAGATGTAACCGTCAGCGAGTTTCCCAAGGATATGCTCTTCGAGCAAAATCCATCTCAGATTCTCGATGCGTTATTGCCTTTGTATCTCAACAATCAAATTTTGAGAGCGATGCAAGAATCGGCTGCCAGTGAGCTGGCCTCACGGATGACGGCGATGAATAGTGCCAGTGAGAACGCAAAAGAGCTAATGAAATCTTTGACGCTTTCTTACAACAAGGCTCGCCAAGCCGCGATTACCCAGGAAATTCTGGAAGTTGTGGGTGGTGCGGCTGCACTGGGCTAA
- a CDS encoding class I SAM-dependent methyltransferase has translation MSNQLSVETFDKFAIEYDQKYKNFRPYTETYDKLGSLLSTDRLLSVLEIACGPAHASSYLIKQGFSLDVFGFDLAPNMVDLARKNVPGGVFEVLDCQNLDSLPHSFQRKYDVVICGFCVPYMNPSECLKLVKDVSDALKPGGIAYLSAIEGYQYYSEQKTSSSGDAVFMHHHTVGFLRDNFSKFGLDVVHITRKNLTTDGSTDDSEVFLYARMKR, from the coding sequence ATGAGTAATCAGCTCTCAGTAGAAACATTTGACAAGTTCGCGATTGAGTATGACCAGAAGTATAAGAATTTTCGACCCTATACTGAAACATACGATAAGTTAGGTAGTTTGCTCTCAACAGACCGTTTGTTGTCTGTTCTTGAAATTGCCTGTGGGCCAGCGCATGCCTCAAGCTACTTAATCAAACAAGGGTTCAGCTTAGATGTATTTGGATTCGATCTCGCGCCAAACATGGTTGATCTGGCGAGAAAAAACGTTCCTGGCGGAGTTTTTGAGGTTCTAGATTGCCAAAATCTGGATAGCCTTCCACACAGCTTCCAACGAAAGTATGACGTTGTGATTTGTGGATTTTGTGTTCCCTATATGAACCCATCGGAATGTTTGAAACTCGTTAAAGATGTGAGCGATGCCTTAAAGCCTGGAGGAATAGCTTATTTGAGCGCTATTGAGGGCTATCAGTACTACTCAGAACAGAAAACATCGTCGTCAGGAGATGCTGTGTTTATGCATCACCACACAGTTGGTTTTTTGCGGGATAATTTTTCTAAATTTGGCCTCGACGTTGTACATATCACCCGCAAGAACCTGACCACAGATGGAAGTACTGACGATTCTGAAGTGTTTTTATATGCGCGAATGAAAAGGTGA
- a CDS encoding alpha/beta hydrolase has protein sequence MKMLKDFTWGNTPDEMRRHFREGFSLPSHPTAKIQPVHTNGVAAELISMPSATPEQVILYLHGGGFAVGSCETHRRIACDMAEASVCDVLLIDYRLAPEHPFPAALKDTLSAYHWLIDTRGYQPGQVAIVGDSAGGNLALTMMLSLKAAGAALPSSAVLISPYTDLARTGKTINTHADLDPMVSPQLLETITAWYTSCEQLRHPLVSPLYANLSGLPPLLIQVGATELLLDDALQLSRQVGLANVAVELKVWQNMIHCFQLFAPILTEGRQAISEASDFLNRHFQQPESS, from the coding sequence ATGAAAATGCTAAAAGACTTTACCTGGGGTAACACGCCCGACGAGATGCGAAGGCACTTTCGTGAGGGGTTTTCGCTCCCATCCCATCCCACCGCCAAAATTCAGCCCGTTCACACCAATGGTGTCGCTGCCGAGCTAATTTCCATGCCCTCGGCGACGCCTGAACAAGTCATTCTTTATCTTCATGGGGGTGGATTTGCCGTGGGCTCTTGCGAAACCCATCGACGAATTGCCTGTGATATGGCCGAGGCCTCGGTTTGCGATGTTTTGTTGATTGACTATCGTCTGGCTCCAGAGCATCCTTTTCCGGCTGCTCTAAAAGATACCCTGTCAGCTTATCACTGGCTAATAGATACTCGTGGATACCAACCAGGTCAAGTGGCGATTGTCGGAGACTCGGCGGGCGGAAACCTAGCCCTAACGATGATGCTCTCATTGAAAGCAGCCGGAGCGGCATTACCCTCATCGGCAGTGCTGATTTCTCCCTATACCGACTTGGCTAGAACAGGCAAAACTATTAACACTCATGCTGATCTTGATCCGATGGTGTCCCCTCAACTTTTGGAGACGATAACCGCCTGGTACACATCTTGCGAGCAGTTAAGGCATCCCCTCGTCTCGCCCCTTTATGCTAATTTATCTGGCTTACCGCCGCTTCTCATTCAGGTAGGGGCAACAGAACTATTGCTTGACGATGCTTTGCAACTGTCTCGTCAAGTTGGATTGGCTAATGTTGCCGTAGAGCTTAAAGTTTGGCAAAACATGATTCACTGTTTCCAGCTGTTTGCACCGATTTTAACAGAGGGGCGGCAGGCGATCTCTGAAGCCAGTGATTTTTTGAATCGGCATTTTCAGCAGCCGGAATCATCTTAA
- a CDS encoding RidA family protein yields the protein MNKGEIIAGLAQTANYRYAQQVGSQLFVAGQVPHDANANVVGVDSPRVQATQCLNNLGTLIAHYGFYKHDIRQLTIYVVGERENLIGAWQAITDWFNHDVPPATLLGVTLLGYESQLVEIDAIVVSDP from the coding sequence ATGAACAAAGGTGAAATAATTGCCGGCTTAGCTCAAACGGCGAACTACCGATATGCTCAGCAAGTAGGTTCGCAGCTGTTCGTTGCGGGTCAGGTGCCCCACGACGCCAATGCCAATGTAGTCGGCGTTGATAGCCCACGGGTTCAGGCGACCCAATGCCTCAATAATCTAGGCACTTTAATCGCACATTATGGATTCTACAAGCACGATATTCGACAGCTGACGATTTATGTTGTTGGAGAAAGGGAAAATCTTATCGGCGCGTGGCAGGCTATCACAGATTGGTTTAATCATGACGTGCCACCTGCTACGTTGCTGGGGGTGACGCTGCTTGGATATGAGTCTCAGCTTGTGGAAATTGATGCAATCGTGGTTAGCGACCCATGA
- a CDS encoding nickel-binding protein translates to MALIVVETTYNPPIDQALWDELVERSAPCMTERNIVWKRTYLSRDRTRSICELEAADADTVRAAYQKGKVPYDQIWSANLIETLSAPINAL, encoded by the coding sequence ATGGCCCTTATTGTTGTCGAAACTACTTACAATCCTCCAATTGACCAAGCTTTATGGGATGAGCTAGTAGAGCGTTCTGCCCCTTGTATGACAGAGCGAAATATTGTTTGGAAGCGAACGTATTTGTCGCGTGATCGCACGCGCAGCATTTGCGAATTAGAAGCCGCCGATGCCGACACCGTTCGCGCTGCCTACCAAAAGGGAAAAGTTCCCTATGACCAAATCTGGTCAGCAAATTTGATAGAGACGCTATCAGCGCCTATCAACGCTCTTTAG